From the genome of Brienomyrus brachyistius isolate T26 chromosome 8, BBRACH_0.4, whole genome shotgun sequence, one region includes:
- the srsf6b gene encoding serine and arginine rich splicing factor 6b isoform X4 has product MPRVYIGRLSYHVREKDIQRFFSGYGKLLEIDLKNGYGFVEFEDTRDADDAVYELNGKDLCGERVIVEHARGPRRDRDGYGGGYGSGSSGYSSRSRTGRDKYGPPVRTEYRLIVENLSSRCSWQDLKDFMRQAGEVTYADAHKERTNEGVIEFRSYSDMRRALDKLDGTDINGRRIRLVEDKPRRRRSYSGSRSRSRSRRRSRSRSRRSSRSRSNSRSRSRKRRSRSRSGGKSRSRSGRKSRSKSPAHKSRSHSRTRKSHSRTRKSRSHSAGRKSRSRSHSRKSRSKSRSKPRSDHDSRSRSKEKSVTKKSHSPSSMENFKAERAKSASRSPSPQDDVRHSKSPAKRSPSRSPSRSKSRSRSASQD; this is encoded by the exons ATGCCGCGCGTCTACATCGGGAGGCTCAGCTACCACGTCCGGGAGAAGGACATCCAGAGGTTCTTCAGCGGCTACGGGAAGCTGCTAGAGATTGACCTGAAAAATGG GTATGGCTTTGTGGAGTTTGAAGACACGCGAGATGCAGATGATGCTGTGTATGAGCTGAACGGCAAGGACCTGTGTGGCGAACGTGTCATTGTGGAGCACGCGAGAGGACCGCGGCGGGATCGCGATGGATACGGTGGGGGTTATGGG agtg GCAGTAGTGGCTACAGCAGCAGGAGCCGTACTGGCAGAGATAAATACGGCCCTCCCGTTCGTACGGAGTACCGTCTCATTGTGGAGAACCTGTCCAGTCGCTGCAGCTGGCAGGACCTCAAG gaCTTCATGCGGCAAGCAGGAGAAGTCACTTACGCTGACGCCCACAAGGAGCGCACTAATGAGGGCGTCATTGAGTTCCGCTCCTATTCAGACATGAGGAGAGCCCTCGACAAGTTGGATGGCACCGACATCAATGGCCGCAGGATTCGTCTGGTAGAAGACAAGCCGCGCCGTCGTCGCTCCTACTCCGGCAGTCGATCCAG GTCCCGCAGTAGGAGACGATCGCGCAGCAGAAGCCGCAGAAGCAGCCGGTCTCGTAGTAACTCTCGATCTCGATCACG CAAGCGACGGTCCCGCTCCAGGTCTGGCGGTAAATCCCGCTCCAGGTCTGGCCGCAAGTCTCGGTCCAAGTCCCCGGCCCACAAGTCCCGGTCCCATTCCCGCACCCGGAAGTCTCATTCTCGTACCAGGAAATCTCGTAGCCACTCAGCGGGTCGCAAGTCCCGGTCTCGCTCCCATAGCCGCAAGTCCCGCTCAAAGAGTCGCTCTAAGCCGAGGTCTGACCACGACTCCAGAAGTCGCTCCAAGGAGAAGTCTGTCACCAAGAAGTCCCACTCTCCATCCTCTATGGAAAATTTTAAAGCTGAGCGAGCAAAGTCTGCGTCACGTTCTCCGTCCCCCCAGGATGACGTCCGTCACTCAAAGTCTCCTGCCAAACGGTCACCCTCCCGTTCTCCATCGCGATCCAAGTCCCGCTCGAGGTCTGCCTCTCAGGACTGA
- the srsf6b gene encoding serine and arginine rich splicing factor 6b isoform X2 has protein sequence MPRVYIGRLSYHVREKDIQRFFSGYGKLLEIDLKNGYGFVEFEDTRDADDAVYELNGKDLCGERVIVEHARGPRRDRDGYGSSGYSSRSRTGRDKYGPPVRTEYRLIVENLSSRCSWQDLKDFMRQAGEVTYADAHKERTNEGVIEFRSYSDMRRALDKLDGTDINGRRIRLVEDKPRRRRSYSGSRSRSRSRRRSRSRSRRSSRSRSNSRSRSRKRRSRSRSGGKSRSRSGRKSRSKSPAHKSRSHSRTRKSHSRTRKSRSHSAGRKSRSRSHSRKSRSKSRSKPRSDHDSRSRSKEKSVTKKSHSPSSMENFKAERAKSASRSPSPQDDVRHSKSPAKRSPSRSPSRSKSRSRSASQD, from the exons ATGCCGCGCGTCTACATCGGGAGGCTCAGCTACCACGTCCGGGAGAAGGACATCCAGAGGTTCTTCAGCGGCTACGGGAAGCTGCTAGAGATTGACCTGAAAAATGG GTATGGCTTTGTGGAGTTTGAAGACACGCGAGATGCAGATGATGCTGTGTATGAGCTGAACGGCAAGGACCTGTGTGGCGAACGTGTCATTGTGGAGCACGCGAGAGGACCGCGGCGGGATCGCGATGGATACG GCAGTAGTGGCTACAGCAGCAGGAGCCGTACTGGCAGAGATAAATACGGCCCTCCCGTTCGTACGGAGTACCGTCTCATTGTGGAGAACCTGTCCAGTCGCTGCAGCTGGCAGGACCTCAAG gaCTTCATGCGGCAAGCAGGAGAAGTCACTTACGCTGACGCCCACAAGGAGCGCACTAATGAGGGCGTCATTGAGTTCCGCTCCTATTCAGACATGAGGAGAGCCCTCGACAAGTTGGATGGCACCGACATCAATGGCCGCAGGATTCGTCTGGTAGAAGACAAGCCGCGCCGTCGTCGCTCCTACTCCGGCAGTCGATCCAG GTCCCGCAGTAGGAGACGATCGCGCAGCAGAAGCCGCAGAAGCAGCCGGTCTCGTAGTAACTCTCGATCTCGATCACG CAAGCGACGGTCCCGCTCCAGGTCTGGCGGTAAATCCCGCTCCAGGTCTGGCCGCAAGTCTCGGTCCAAGTCCCCGGCCCACAAGTCCCGGTCCCATTCCCGCACCCGGAAGTCTCATTCTCGTACCAGGAAATCTCGTAGCCACTCAGCGGGTCGCAAGTCCCGGTCTCGCTCCCATAGCCGCAAGTCCCGCTCAAAGAGTCGCTCTAAGCCGAGGTCTGACCACGACTCCAGAAGTCGCTCCAAGGAGAAGTCTGTCACCAAGAAGTCCCACTCTCCATCCTCTATGGAAAATTTTAAAGCTGAGCGAGCAAAGTCTGCGTCACGTTCTCCGTCCCCCCAGGATGACGTCCGTCACTCAAAGTCTCCTGCCAAACGGTCACCCTCCCGTTCTCCATCGCGATCCAAGTCCCGCTCGAGGTCTGCCTCTCAGGACTGA
- the srsf6b gene encoding serine and arginine rich splicing factor 6b isoform X1, with translation MPRVYIGRLSYHVREKDIQRFFSGYGKLLEIDLKNGYGFVEFEDTRDADDAVYELNGKDLCGERVIVEHARGPRRDRDGYGSSGYSSRSRTGRDKYGPPVRTEYRLIVENLSSRCSWQDLKDFMRQAGEVTYADAHKERTNEGVIEFRSYSDMRRALDKLDGTDINGRRIRLVEDKPRRRRSYSGSRSRSRSRRRSRSRSRRSSRSRSNSRSRSRSRSRSKRRSRSRSGGKSRSRSGRKSRSKSPAHKSRSHSRTRKSHSRTRKSRSHSAGRKSRSRSHSRKSRSKSRSKPRSDHDSRSRSKEKSVTKKSHSPSSMENFKAERAKSASRSPSPQDDVRHSKSPAKRSPSRSPSRSKSRSRSASQD, from the exons ATGCCGCGCGTCTACATCGGGAGGCTCAGCTACCACGTCCGGGAGAAGGACATCCAGAGGTTCTTCAGCGGCTACGGGAAGCTGCTAGAGATTGACCTGAAAAATGG GTATGGCTTTGTGGAGTTTGAAGACACGCGAGATGCAGATGATGCTGTGTATGAGCTGAACGGCAAGGACCTGTGTGGCGAACGTGTCATTGTGGAGCACGCGAGAGGACCGCGGCGGGATCGCGATGGATACG GCAGTAGTGGCTACAGCAGCAGGAGCCGTACTGGCAGAGATAAATACGGCCCTCCCGTTCGTACGGAGTACCGTCTCATTGTGGAGAACCTGTCCAGTCGCTGCAGCTGGCAGGACCTCAAG gaCTTCATGCGGCAAGCAGGAGAAGTCACTTACGCTGACGCCCACAAGGAGCGCACTAATGAGGGCGTCATTGAGTTCCGCTCCTATTCAGACATGAGGAGAGCCCTCGACAAGTTGGATGGCACCGACATCAATGGCCGCAGGATTCGTCTGGTAGAAGACAAGCCGCGCCGTCGTCGCTCCTACTCCGGCAGTCGATCCAG GTCCCGCAGTAGGAGACGATCGCGCAGCAGAAGCCGCAGAAGCAGCCGGTCTCGTAGTAACTCTCGATCTCGATCACG GTCTCGTTCCCGCAGCAAGCGACGGTCCCGCTCCAGGTCTGGCGGTAAATCCCGCTCCAGGTCTGGCCGCAAGTCTCGGTCCAAGTCCCCGGCCCACAAGTCCCGGTCCCATTCCCGCACCCGGAAGTCTCATTCTCGTACCAGGAAATCTCGTAGCCACTCAGCGGGTCGCAAGTCCCGGTCTCGCTCCCATAGCCGCAAGTCCCGCTCAAAGAGTCGCTCTAAGCCGAGGTCTGACCACGACTCCAGAAGTCGCTCCAAGGAGAAGTCTGTCACCAAGAAGTCCCACTCTCCATCCTCTATGGAAAATTTTAAAGCTGAGCGAGCAAAGTCTGCGTCACGTTCTCCGTCCCCCCAGGATGACGTCCGTCACTCAAAGTCTCCTGCCAAACGGTCACCCTCCCGTTCTCCATCGCGATCCAAGTCCCGCTCGAGGTCTGCCTCTCAGGACTGA
- the srsf6b gene encoding serine and arginine rich splicing factor 6b isoform X3, which translates to MPRVYIGRLSYHVREKDIQRFFSGYGKLLEIDLKNGYGFVEFEDTRDADDAVYELNGKDLCGERVIVEHARGPRRDRDGYGGGYGVLGAVSSSGYSSRSRTGRDKYGPPVRTEYRLIVENLSSRCSWQDLKDFMRQAGEVTYADAHKERTNEGVIEFRSYSDMRRALDKLDGTDINGRRIRLVEDKPRRRRSYSGSRSRSRSRRRSRSRSRRSSRSRSNSRSRSRSRSRSKRRSRSRSGGKSRSRSGRKSRSKSPAHKSRSHSRTRKSHSRTRKSRSHSAGRKSRSRSHSRKSRSKSRSKPRSDHDSRSRSKEKSVTKKSHSPSSMENFKAERAKSASRSPSPQDDVRHSKSPAKRSPSRSPSRSKSRSRSASQD; encoded by the exons ATGCCGCGCGTCTACATCGGGAGGCTCAGCTACCACGTCCGGGAGAAGGACATCCAGAGGTTCTTCAGCGGCTACGGGAAGCTGCTAGAGATTGACCTGAAAAATGG GTATGGCTTTGTGGAGTTTGAAGACACGCGAGATGCAGATGATGCTGTGTATGAGCTGAACGGCAAGGACCTGTGTGGCGAACGTGTCATTGTGGAGCACGCGAGAGGACCGCGGCGGGATCGCGATGGATACGGTGGGGGTTATGGGGTTCTGGGTGCAGTAA GCAGTAGTGGCTACAGCAGCAGGAGCCGTACTGGCAGAGATAAATACGGCCCTCCCGTTCGTACGGAGTACCGTCTCATTGTGGAGAACCTGTCCAGTCGCTGCAGCTGGCAGGACCTCAAG gaCTTCATGCGGCAAGCAGGAGAAGTCACTTACGCTGACGCCCACAAGGAGCGCACTAATGAGGGCGTCATTGAGTTCCGCTCCTATTCAGACATGAGGAGAGCCCTCGACAAGTTGGATGGCACCGACATCAATGGCCGCAGGATTCGTCTGGTAGAAGACAAGCCGCGCCGTCGTCGCTCCTACTCCGGCAGTCGATCCAG GTCCCGCAGTAGGAGACGATCGCGCAGCAGAAGCCGCAGAAGCAGCCGGTCTCGTAGTAACTCTCGATCTCGATCACG GTCTCGTTCCCGCAGCAAGCGACGGTCCCGCTCCAGGTCTGGCGGTAAATCCCGCTCCAGGTCTGGCCGCAAGTCTCGGTCCAAGTCCCCGGCCCACAAGTCCCGGTCCCATTCCCGCACCCGGAAGTCTCATTCTCGTACCAGGAAATCTCGTAGCCACTCAGCGGGTCGCAAGTCCCGGTCTCGCTCCCATAGCCGCAAGTCCCGCTCAAAGAGTCGCTCTAAGCCGAGGTCTGACCACGACTCCAGAAGTCGCTCCAAGGAGAAGTCTGTCACCAAGAAGTCCCACTCTCCATCCTCTATGGAAAATTTTAAAGCTGAGCGAGCAAAGTCTGCGTCACGTTCTCCGTCCCCCCAGGATGACGTCCGTCACTCAAAGTCTCCTGCCAAACGGTCACCCTCCCGTTCTCCATCGCGATCCAAGTCCCGCTCGAGGTCTGCCTCTCAGGACTGA